In one Thunnus maccoyii chromosome 12, fThuMac1.1, whole genome shotgun sequence genomic region, the following are encoded:
- the LOC121908984 gene encoding serine/threonine-protein kinase tousled-like 1-B isoform X3 yields the protein MIPDQCLCRCHAIPLLALLGPMEELHSLDPRRQELLEARFTGAVSGNTVGSTGSTSGGAKGLANESSNHSYGSLGSSSDKESENSDLKRGSSPAYSTPEKKHSESSRGRKRKADTYSESSQGKTSTRGPKISDYFDFQGGNGSSPVRALPSARRSPQNSHSAPGSIIRQNSSSPTSLCFGDHNPKASSSKCVQTELTGLKLAALESNKSLDLEKKEGRIDDLLRANCDLRRQIDEQQKLLEKYKERLNKCITMSKKLLIEKSTQEKQSCREKSMQDRLRLGHFTTVRHGASYTEQWTDGYAFQNLIKQQEGINQQREDIERQRKLLAKRKPPNPASPSLSVASTSEPKQRKTKVVNGNDSDPFLKPSLPQLLTLAEYHEQEEIFKLRLGHLKKEEAEIQAELERLERVRNLHIRELKRINNEDSSAFKDHPTLNERYLLLHLLGRGGFSEVYKAFDLFEQRYAAVKIHQLNKNWREEKKENYHKHACREYRIHKQLDHPRIVKLYDYFSLDTDTFCTVLEFCEGNDLDFYLKQNKLMSEKEARSIVMQIVSALRYLNEIKPPIIHYDLKPGNILLVDGTACGEIKITDFGLSKIMDDDNYGVDGMDLTSQGAGTYWYLPPECFVVGKEPPKISNKVDVWSVGVIFFQCLYGRKPFGHNQSQQDILQENTILKATEVQFPAKPQASTEAKAFIRRCLAYRKEDRFDVHQLCSDSYLLPHMRRSNSSGSLQPSASSLPTY from the exons GCCCCATGGAGGAGCTGCACAGCCTGGACCCCAGGAgacaggagctgctggaggCCAGGTTCACGGGAGCTGTCAGTGGCAACACAGTAGGCAGCACTGGGAGCACCAGCGGAGGTGCTAAG GGTCTGGCCAATGAATCCTCTAACCACAGCTATGGAAGTCTCGGCTCATCCAGCGACAAGGAGTCagag AACTCTGATTTGAAAAGAGGGAGCTCCCCTGCCTACTCA ACTCCGGAGAAGAAGCACTCCGAATCGTccagagggagaaaaaggaaagCTGACACCTATTCAGAGAGTAGTCAAG GGAAGACCTCCACACGTGGGCCCAAGATCAGCGACTACTTTGAT TTCCAGGGTGGAAATGGTTCCAGTCCAGTCAGAGCCCTCCCGTCAGCCCGCCGCTCTCCACAGAACTCACATTCTGCTCCTGGCTCAATC ATCCGGCAGAACAGTTCCTCTCCCACCAGTCTGTGTTTCGGGGATCACAATCCCAAAGCCTCATCCAGCAAATGTGTCCAG ACGGAGCTAACAGGCTTGAAACTTGCTGCTCTGGAGAGCAACAAGAGTCTGGACCTGGAAAAGAAAGAGGGGCGAATAGATGACCTTCTCAGG GCTAACTGTGACCTGCGGAGACAGATTGATGAACAGCAGAAACTCCTGGAGAAGTACAAGGAGAGGCTCAACAAGTGCATCACTATGAGCAAGAAACTACTTATAGAGAAG AGCACCCAGGAGAAGCAGTCGTGCCGAGAGAAGAGCATGCAGGACCGTCTCCGCCTCGGTCACTTCACCACCGTCAGACACGGAGCGTCCTACACGGAGCAGTGGACCGACGGATACGCATTCCAGAACCTGATCAA GCAACAAGAGGGCATCAATCAGCAGAGGGAGGACATAGAGCGACAGAGGAAGCTGCTTGCCAAGAGGAAGCCTCCAAACCCTgcgtctccctccctctctgtggcCTCCACCTCTGAACCCAAGCAGAGAAAAACCAAGGTGGTCAACGGCAACGACTCTGACCCCTTCCTCAAGCCCTCCTTGCCCCAGCT actGACCCTCGCCGAGTACCACGAGCAGGAAGAAATCTTCAAGCTTCGCCTCGGACATCTGAAGAAG GAGGAAGCTGAGATCCAAGCAGAACTGGAGCGGTTGGAGCGGGTGAGGAACCTCCACATTAGAGAGTTGAAGAGGATAAACAATGAGGACAGCTCAGC GTTTAAAGACCATCCTACTCTGAATGAGAGGTACCTGCTGCTGCACTTGCTGGGCAGGGGCGGCTTCAGTGAAGTTTATAAG GCTTTTGACCTGTTTGAGCAGCGTTATGCAGCTGTTAAAATCCACCAGCTCAACAAGAactggagagaggagaaaaaggagaactACCATAA GCATGCATGCAGGGAGTACAGGATACACAAGCAGCTGGACCATCCCAGAATAGTCAAACTGTACGACTATTTCTCCCTGGATACTGACAC GTTCTGCACCGTGCTGGAGTTCTGCGAAGGCAACGACCTGGACTTCTACCTGAAGCAAAACAAGCTGATGTCAGAGAAGGAGGCACGCTCCATTGTCATGCAGATTGTCAGCGCCCTGCGCTACCTCAACGAGATCAAACCTCCCATCATCCACTACGACCTCAAACCCG GTAACATCTTATTAGTGGATGGTACTGCATGTGGAGAAATCAAAATCACAGACTTCGGCTTGTCAAAGATCATGGATGATGATAACTACGGCGTGGACGGTATGGACCTCACATCACAGGGAGCAGGCACCTACTG GTACCTCCCTCCAGAGTGTTTTGTGGTGGGAAAGGAACCGCCTAAGATTTCAAACAAGGTGGACGTCTGGTCTGTGGGAGTGATCTTCTTCCAGTGCCTCTACGGACGCAAG CCGTTTGGTCACAACCAGTCACAGCAGGACATCCTCCAGGAAAACACCATCCTCAAAGCCACAGAGGTCCAGTTCCCTGCTAAACCACAGGCCAGCACAGAGGccaag GCGTTCATCCGGCGCTGTCTGGCCTATCGCAAGGAGGACAGGTTCGATGTTCACCAACTGTGCTCGGACAGCTACCTCCTCCCCCACATGAGACGTTCGAACTCCTCCGGCTCCCTGCAGCCCTCCGCCTCATCTCTCCCCACCTACTGA
- the LOC121908984 gene encoding serine/threonine-protein kinase tousled-like 1-B isoform X2 codes for MSVQSNSGSGGGSLEATPSWSQLSSSPTISQQHITATAKSKEGPMEELHSLDPRRQELLEARFTGAVSGNTVGSTGSTSGGAKGLANESSNHSYGSLGSSSDKESENSDLKRGSSPAYSTPEKKHSESSRGRKRKADTYSESSQGKTSTRGPKISDYFDGGNGSSPVRALPSARRSPQNSHSAPGSIIRQNSSSPTSLCFGDHNPKASSSKCVQTELTGLKLAALESNKSLDLEKKEGRIDDLLRANCDLRRQIDEQQKLLEKYKERLNKCITMSKKLLIEKSTQEKQSCREKSMQDRLRLGHFTTVRHGASYTEQWTDGYAFQNLIKQQEGINQQREDIERQRKLLAKRKPPNPASPSLSVASTSEPKQRKTKVVNGNDSDPFLKPSLPQLLTLAEYHEQEEIFKLRLGHLKKEEAEIQAELERLERVRNLHIRELKRINNEDSSAFKDHPTLNERYLLLHLLGRGGFSEVYKAFDLFEQRYAAVKIHQLNKNWREEKKENYHKHACREYRIHKQLDHPRIVKLYDYFSLDTDTFCTVLEFCEGNDLDFYLKQNKLMSEKEARSIVMQIVSALRYLNEIKPPIIHYDLKPGNILLVDGTACGEIKITDFGLSKIMDDDNYGVDGMDLTSQGAGTYWYLPPECFVVGKEPPKISNKVDVWSVGVIFFQCLYGRKPFGHNQSQQDILQENTILKATEVQFPAKPQASTEAKAFIRRCLAYRKEDRFDVHQLCSDSYLLPHMRRSNSSGSLQPSASSLPTY; via the exons GCCCCATGGAGGAGCTGCACAGCCTGGACCCCAGGAgacaggagctgctggaggCCAGGTTCACGGGAGCTGTCAGTGGCAACACAGTAGGCAGCACTGGGAGCACCAGCGGAGGTGCTAAG GGTCTGGCCAATGAATCCTCTAACCACAGCTATGGAAGTCTCGGCTCATCCAGCGACAAGGAGTCagag AACTCTGATTTGAAAAGAGGGAGCTCCCCTGCCTACTCA ACTCCGGAGAAGAAGCACTCCGAATCGTccagagggagaaaaaggaaagCTGACACCTATTCAGAGAGTAGTCAAG GGAAGACCTCCACACGTGGGCCCAAGATCAGCGACTACTTTGAT GGTGGAAATGGTTCCAGTCCAGTCAGAGCCCTCCCGTCAGCCCGCCGCTCTCCACAGAACTCACATTCTGCTCCTGGCTCAATC ATCCGGCAGAACAGTTCCTCTCCCACCAGTCTGTGTTTCGGGGATCACAATCCCAAAGCCTCATCCAGCAAATGTGTCCAG ACGGAGCTAACAGGCTTGAAACTTGCTGCTCTGGAGAGCAACAAGAGTCTGGACCTGGAAAAGAAAGAGGGGCGAATAGATGACCTTCTCAGG GCTAACTGTGACCTGCGGAGACAGATTGATGAACAGCAGAAACTCCTGGAGAAGTACAAGGAGAGGCTCAACAAGTGCATCACTATGAGCAAGAAACTACTTATAGAGAAG AGCACCCAGGAGAAGCAGTCGTGCCGAGAGAAGAGCATGCAGGACCGTCTCCGCCTCGGTCACTTCACCACCGTCAGACACGGAGCGTCCTACACGGAGCAGTGGACCGACGGATACGCATTCCAGAACCTGATCAA GCAACAAGAGGGCATCAATCAGCAGAGGGAGGACATAGAGCGACAGAGGAAGCTGCTTGCCAAGAGGAAGCCTCCAAACCCTgcgtctccctccctctctgtggcCTCCACCTCTGAACCCAAGCAGAGAAAAACCAAGGTGGTCAACGGCAACGACTCTGACCCCTTCCTCAAGCCCTCCTTGCCCCAGCT actGACCCTCGCCGAGTACCACGAGCAGGAAGAAATCTTCAAGCTTCGCCTCGGACATCTGAAGAAG GAGGAAGCTGAGATCCAAGCAGAACTGGAGCGGTTGGAGCGGGTGAGGAACCTCCACATTAGAGAGTTGAAGAGGATAAACAATGAGGACAGCTCAGC GTTTAAAGACCATCCTACTCTGAATGAGAGGTACCTGCTGCTGCACTTGCTGGGCAGGGGCGGCTTCAGTGAAGTTTATAAG GCTTTTGACCTGTTTGAGCAGCGTTATGCAGCTGTTAAAATCCACCAGCTCAACAAGAactggagagaggagaaaaaggagaactACCATAA GCATGCATGCAGGGAGTACAGGATACACAAGCAGCTGGACCATCCCAGAATAGTCAAACTGTACGACTATTTCTCCCTGGATACTGACAC GTTCTGCACCGTGCTGGAGTTCTGCGAAGGCAACGACCTGGACTTCTACCTGAAGCAAAACAAGCTGATGTCAGAGAAGGAGGCACGCTCCATTGTCATGCAGATTGTCAGCGCCCTGCGCTACCTCAACGAGATCAAACCTCCCATCATCCACTACGACCTCAAACCCG GTAACATCTTATTAGTGGATGGTACTGCATGTGGAGAAATCAAAATCACAGACTTCGGCTTGTCAAAGATCATGGATGATGATAACTACGGCGTGGACGGTATGGACCTCACATCACAGGGAGCAGGCACCTACTG GTACCTCCCTCCAGAGTGTTTTGTGGTGGGAAAGGAACCGCCTAAGATTTCAAACAAGGTGGACGTCTGGTCTGTGGGAGTGATCTTCTTCCAGTGCCTCTACGGACGCAAG CCGTTTGGTCACAACCAGTCACAGCAGGACATCCTCCAGGAAAACACCATCCTCAAAGCCACAGAGGTCCAGTTCCCTGCTAAACCACAGGCCAGCACAGAGGccaag GCGTTCATCCGGCGCTGTCTGGCCTATCGCAAGGAGGACAGGTTCGATGTTCACCAACTGTGCTCGGACAGCTACCTCCTCCCCCACATGAGACGTTCGAACTCCTCCGGCTCCCTGCAGCCCTCCGCCTCATCTCTCCCCACCTACTGA
- the LOC121908984 gene encoding serine/threonine-protein kinase tousled-like 1-B isoform X1: MSVQSNSGSGGGSLEATPSWSQLSSSPTISQQHITATAKSKEGPMEELHSLDPRRQELLEARFTGAVSGNTVGSTGSTSGGAKGLANESSNHSYGSLGSSSDKESENSDLKRGSSPAYSTPEKKHSESSRGRKRKADTYSESSQGKTSTRGPKISDYFDFQGGNGSSPVRALPSARRSPQNSHSAPGSIIRQNSSSPTSLCFGDHNPKASSSKCVQTELTGLKLAALESNKSLDLEKKEGRIDDLLRANCDLRRQIDEQQKLLEKYKERLNKCITMSKKLLIEKSTQEKQSCREKSMQDRLRLGHFTTVRHGASYTEQWTDGYAFQNLIKQQEGINQQREDIERQRKLLAKRKPPNPASPSLSVASTSEPKQRKTKVVNGNDSDPFLKPSLPQLLTLAEYHEQEEIFKLRLGHLKKEEAEIQAELERLERVRNLHIRELKRINNEDSSAFKDHPTLNERYLLLHLLGRGGFSEVYKAFDLFEQRYAAVKIHQLNKNWREEKKENYHKHACREYRIHKQLDHPRIVKLYDYFSLDTDTFCTVLEFCEGNDLDFYLKQNKLMSEKEARSIVMQIVSALRYLNEIKPPIIHYDLKPGNILLVDGTACGEIKITDFGLSKIMDDDNYGVDGMDLTSQGAGTYWYLPPECFVVGKEPPKISNKVDVWSVGVIFFQCLYGRKPFGHNQSQQDILQENTILKATEVQFPAKPQASTEAKAFIRRCLAYRKEDRFDVHQLCSDSYLLPHMRRSNSSGSLQPSASSLPTY; this comes from the exons GCCCCATGGAGGAGCTGCACAGCCTGGACCCCAGGAgacaggagctgctggaggCCAGGTTCACGGGAGCTGTCAGTGGCAACACAGTAGGCAGCACTGGGAGCACCAGCGGAGGTGCTAAG GGTCTGGCCAATGAATCCTCTAACCACAGCTATGGAAGTCTCGGCTCATCCAGCGACAAGGAGTCagag AACTCTGATTTGAAAAGAGGGAGCTCCCCTGCCTACTCA ACTCCGGAGAAGAAGCACTCCGAATCGTccagagggagaaaaaggaaagCTGACACCTATTCAGAGAGTAGTCAAG GGAAGACCTCCACACGTGGGCCCAAGATCAGCGACTACTTTGAT TTCCAGGGTGGAAATGGTTCCAGTCCAGTCAGAGCCCTCCCGTCAGCCCGCCGCTCTCCACAGAACTCACATTCTGCTCCTGGCTCAATC ATCCGGCAGAACAGTTCCTCTCCCACCAGTCTGTGTTTCGGGGATCACAATCCCAAAGCCTCATCCAGCAAATGTGTCCAG ACGGAGCTAACAGGCTTGAAACTTGCTGCTCTGGAGAGCAACAAGAGTCTGGACCTGGAAAAGAAAGAGGGGCGAATAGATGACCTTCTCAGG GCTAACTGTGACCTGCGGAGACAGATTGATGAACAGCAGAAACTCCTGGAGAAGTACAAGGAGAGGCTCAACAAGTGCATCACTATGAGCAAGAAACTACTTATAGAGAAG AGCACCCAGGAGAAGCAGTCGTGCCGAGAGAAGAGCATGCAGGACCGTCTCCGCCTCGGTCACTTCACCACCGTCAGACACGGAGCGTCCTACACGGAGCAGTGGACCGACGGATACGCATTCCAGAACCTGATCAA GCAACAAGAGGGCATCAATCAGCAGAGGGAGGACATAGAGCGACAGAGGAAGCTGCTTGCCAAGAGGAAGCCTCCAAACCCTgcgtctccctccctctctgtggcCTCCACCTCTGAACCCAAGCAGAGAAAAACCAAGGTGGTCAACGGCAACGACTCTGACCCCTTCCTCAAGCCCTCCTTGCCCCAGCT actGACCCTCGCCGAGTACCACGAGCAGGAAGAAATCTTCAAGCTTCGCCTCGGACATCTGAAGAAG GAGGAAGCTGAGATCCAAGCAGAACTGGAGCGGTTGGAGCGGGTGAGGAACCTCCACATTAGAGAGTTGAAGAGGATAAACAATGAGGACAGCTCAGC GTTTAAAGACCATCCTACTCTGAATGAGAGGTACCTGCTGCTGCACTTGCTGGGCAGGGGCGGCTTCAGTGAAGTTTATAAG GCTTTTGACCTGTTTGAGCAGCGTTATGCAGCTGTTAAAATCCACCAGCTCAACAAGAactggagagaggagaaaaaggagaactACCATAA GCATGCATGCAGGGAGTACAGGATACACAAGCAGCTGGACCATCCCAGAATAGTCAAACTGTACGACTATTTCTCCCTGGATACTGACAC GTTCTGCACCGTGCTGGAGTTCTGCGAAGGCAACGACCTGGACTTCTACCTGAAGCAAAACAAGCTGATGTCAGAGAAGGAGGCACGCTCCATTGTCATGCAGATTGTCAGCGCCCTGCGCTACCTCAACGAGATCAAACCTCCCATCATCCACTACGACCTCAAACCCG GTAACATCTTATTAGTGGATGGTACTGCATGTGGAGAAATCAAAATCACAGACTTCGGCTTGTCAAAGATCATGGATGATGATAACTACGGCGTGGACGGTATGGACCTCACATCACAGGGAGCAGGCACCTACTG GTACCTCCCTCCAGAGTGTTTTGTGGTGGGAAAGGAACCGCCTAAGATTTCAAACAAGGTGGACGTCTGGTCTGTGGGAGTGATCTTCTTCCAGTGCCTCTACGGACGCAAG CCGTTTGGTCACAACCAGTCACAGCAGGACATCCTCCAGGAAAACACCATCCTCAAAGCCACAGAGGTCCAGTTCCCTGCTAAACCACAGGCCAGCACAGAGGccaag GCGTTCATCCGGCGCTGTCTGGCCTATCGCAAGGAGGACAGGTTCGATGTTCACCAACTGTGCTCGGACAGCTACCTCCTCCCCCACATGAGACGTTCGAACTCCTCCGGCTCCCTGCAGCCCTCCGCCTCATCTCTCCCCACCTACTGA